In Campylobacter sp., the DNA window AAAGAAGGGAATTTCTTATAAATTTTATATAAATTGCGAAAGCAGTTTTCGTTCCTAACTGCAGAAAGACCGTTTCGTATCCTAATTATATTGGCGGGATAATAATATATTAAAAGCCTTTTTCTAAAAATTTCAAGCACGAAATCTACGTCAAAATTCTTTTCAATAGTGATTAAGGTATCATTTAGATTTGCACCAAATACTTCTGAAAAATTATATCTTCCACTATTAAACTGCCTTGCTGCATAAATTTTATCAAATACCACGACTTGCTTATCAGACAAAATCGCGCAGGCGATATTCCAATAAAGCTGCACGAGATTGTTATTTGCTATCGCGTCTAAATCGATTCTATTAAATAAACTTTTATTTACTATATTAGAAGTTATAAAAGTTAAATTAGTATGGGCTTCTTTTATAAACTCCGCTTTACTATCATCATAAATTTTAAAATTATTAAATTCTTTAAATTCTACCGGCTTAATTTTGTCTATGAAATTTTGTGCCTTTAAATGAATGATACCGAATTTCGAAGAAGAATCTAGTACCCGCATTAAATATTT includes these proteins:
- a CDS encoding glycosyltransferase family 2 protein — its product is MAEDIFLSIAVPTYNRAKFLDKSLNSLCKSVYKSERKDIEILILDNASSDKTSDIAKKYIDFGLVKYIKNSENTGPDNNFKKAISLSRGKYIWIFGDDDLVFDDTIKYLMRVLDSSSKFGIIHLKAQNFIDKIKPVEFKEFNNFKIYDDSKAEFIKEAHTNLTFITSNIVNKSLFNRIDLDAIANNNLVQLYWNIACAILSDKQVVVFDKIYAARQFNSGRYNFSEVFGANLNDTLITIEKNFDVDFVLEIFRKRLLIYYYPANIIRIRNGLSAVRNENCFRNLYKIYKKFPSFWIFTVSAMWIPKKLGLLIVKFMQKTI